A single region of the Gephyromycinifex aptenodytis genome encodes:
- a CDS encoding sodium-translocating pyrophosphatase, with product MSLDQQSHGDNIDSADRHHRGRAAIRAVSAVAAAALLHGLTAAAASAYSPGVPAAGEADLRLPDLGSVTFFGGLSGHLLLSLGLIVCAFGLVFGFVTFEQLRKMPVHPSMREISELIYTTCKAYLIQQGKFLLLLWAFIGTVIFVYFRFLMDFSWGKVAIVLLFSLIGMAGSYGVAWFGIRVNTFANSRTAFASLQGKPYPVYAIPMKSGMSIGMVLISVELMMMLIIMLFLPGEIAGACFIGFAIGESLGASALRIAGGIFTKIADIGSDLMKIAFKIKEDDARNPGVIADCTGDNAGDSVGPSADGFETYGVTGVALITFILLAVPEATLQVQLLVWIFVIRAVMVIASGVSYFGNEYVARRKYSEAAKMNFEVPLTALVWLTSALCILLTYVTTFFVIGDLGDGSLWWKLASIISCGTLAGALIPELVKVFTSTHSRHVREVVTSSREGGASLDILSGLVAGNFSAYWLGMAIVGLMSVAYWISNLGLGSIMVAPAVFAFGLVAFGFLGMGPVTIAVDSYGPVTDNAQSVYELSVIEDLPGIEDELRNDYGVDPQWERAKLFLEENDGAGNTFKATAKPVLIGTAVVGSTTMIFSIIMALTGGQDAQMINLSLMHPPFLLGLVTGGAVIYWFTGASIQAVTTGSYRAVEFIRQNIKLDGVTKASVEDSKRVVEICTQYAQKGMLNMFLGIFFSTLAFAFVEPFFFIGYLISIALFGLYQAIFMANAGGAWDNAKKIVEVDLHAKGTALHDATIVGDTVGDPYKDTSSVALNPVIKFTTLFGLLAVELAVQLAEEQGSTTLTTILAAVFFLISMFFVYRSFYGMRIATTGQGDLLEQSDAPDAVRI from the coding sequence GTGTCCCTCGATCAGCAGTCCCATGGCGACAATATCGACTCCGCAGACCGTCACCATCGCGGTAGAGCTGCGATCCGCGCCGTCTCGGCGGTAGCCGCAGCCGCGCTGCTGCACGGTCTCACCGCGGCCGCAGCCTCGGCCTACAGCCCCGGCGTCCCCGCTGCCGGTGAAGCGGACCTGCGACTGCCCGATCTGGGCTCGGTGACTTTCTTCGGCGGCCTGAGCGGGCACCTGCTGCTCTCCCTGGGGTTGATCGTGTGCGCCTTCGGGTTGGTGTTCGGCTTCGTCACCTTCGAACAACTGCGCAAAATGCCCGTGCACCCGAGCATGCGGGAGATCTCGGAGCTGATCTACACCACCTGCAAGGCCTATCTCATCCAGCAGGGCAAGTTCCTGCTACTGCTGTGGGCCTTCATCGGCACCGTCATCTTCGTGTACTTCCGCTTCCTCATGGACTTCAGCTGGGGCAAGGTCGCCATCGTCCTGCTCTTCAGCCTCATCGGTATGGCCGGCAGTTATGGCGTGGCCTGGTTCGGGATCCGGGTCAACACCTTCGCCAACTCCCGCACCGCGTTCGCCTCCCTGCAGGGCAAGCCGTACCCGGTCTACGCCATCCCGATGAAGTCCGGCATGAGTATCGGCATGGTGCTGATCAGCGTCGAACTCATGATGATGCTCATCATCATGTTGTTCCTGCCCGGTGAAATCGCCGGAGCCTGCTTCATCGGCTTCGCCATCGGCGAATCCCTGGGTGCCAGCGCCCTGCGCATCGCCGGTGGGATCTTCACCAAGATCGCCGACATCGGCTCGGACCTGATGAAGATCGCCTTCAAGATCAAGGAGGACGACGCCCGCAACCCCGGCGTCATCGCCGACTGCACCGGCGACAACGCGGGCGACTCGGTGGGCCCCTCCGCCGACGGGTTCGAGACGTACGGGGTGACCGGCGTCGCGCTCATCACCTTCATCCTGTTGGCGGTTCCCGAGGCAACGCTTCAAGTGCAGCTGCTGGTCTGGATCTTCGTCATCCGCGCCGTCATGGTCATCGCCTCCGGCGTCAGCTACTTCGGCAACGAGTACGTGGCCCGCCGCAAGTACTCCGAGGCAGCCAAGATGAACTTCGAGGTTCCGCTGACCGCGCTGGTCTGGCTCACCTCGGCGCTGTGCATCCTGCTCACCTACGTCACGACGTTCTTCGTCATCGGCGACCTCGGCGACGGCTCCTTGTGGTGGAAGCTGGCCAGCATCATCTCCTGCGGCACCCTGGCCGGTGCGCTGATCCCGGAGTTGGTCAAGGTATTCACCTCCACCCACAGTCGGCACGTGCGCGAGGTCGTCACCAGCTCTCGCGAGGGCGGCGCCAGCCTGGACATCCTCTCCGGTCTGGTCGCGGGCAACTTCTCCGCGTACTGGTTGGGGATGGCAATCGTGGGTCTGATGAGCGTTGCCTACTGGATCAGCAACCTCGGCCTCGGCAGCATCATGGTGGCTCCGGCCGTCTTCGCCTTCGGCCTGGTGGCCTTCGGCTTCCTCGGGATGGGGCCGGTGACCATCGCGGTCGACTCCTACGGTCCGGTGACCGACAACGCGCAGAGCGTGTACGAACTGTCGGTCATCGAAGACCTTCCCGGTATCGAGGACGAGCTGCGCAACGACTACGGGGTCGACCCGCAGTGGGAACGCGCGAAGCTGTTCCTGGAAGAGAACGACGGCGCCGGCAACACCTTCAAGGCCACGGCCAAGCCGGTGCTCATCGGCACCGCGGTGGTCGGCTCCACCACGATGATCTTCTCGATCATCATGGCGCTGACCGGCGGCCAGGATGCTCAGATGATCAACCTGTCCCTGATGCACCCGCCGTTCCTGCTCGGGTTGGTCACCGGTGGGGCTGTCATCTACTGGTTCACGGGCGCCAGCATCCAGGCGGTGACGACCGGCTCCTACCGGGCGGTGGAGTTCATCCGCCAGAACATCAAGCTCGACGGGGTGACCAAGGCCAGCGTCGAGGACTCCAAGCGGGTCGTCGAGATCTGCACCCAGTACGCCCAGAAGGGCATGCTCAACATGTTCTTGGGCATCTTCTTCTCCACGCTGGCGTTCGCATTCGTGGAGCCGTTCTTCTTCATCGGCTACCTCATCTCGATCGCCCTGTTCGGCCTCTACCAGGCGATCTTCATGGCGAACGCGGGCGGCGCCTGGGACAACGCCAAAAAGATCGTGGAGGTCGATCTGCACGCAAAGGGCACGGCGTTGCACGACGCAACGATCGTCGGTGACACGGTGGGCGACCCGTACAAGGACACCAGCTCGGTGGCGCTGAACCCTGTCATCAAGTTCACGACCCTGTTCGGCCTGCTGGCCGTGGAGCTTGCGGTCCAGCTGGCCGAGGAACAGGGCAGCACCACCCTGACGACGATCCTGGCCGCTGTCTTCTTCCTCATCAGCATGTTCTTCGTGTACCGCTCCTTCTACGGGATGCGGATCGCCACGACCGGGCAGGGCGATCTCCTGGAGCAGAGCGACGCGCCGGACGCCGTCCGCATCTGA
- a CDS encoding (deoxy)nucleoside triphosphate pyrophosphohydrolase yields MAVHVVSAALVDCLEKPRMVLGARRTAPAALRGCWELPGGKVEPGESPQQALHRELEEELGVRVRLGENLTGPLEQGRWPLNPPYVMSTWLARISEGEPAPLQDHDALRWLGVDSIDEVPWLVTNAAIVAALKARLQDQD; encoded by the coding sequence ATGGCGGTACACGTCGTCTCGGCAGCACTGGTGGACTGCCTGGAGAAACCTCGGATGGTGCTGGGTGCCCGGCGCACCGCACCTGCGGCGCTGCGCGGGTGCTGGGAGTTACCCGGTGGCAAGGTCGAGCCGGGGGAGAGCCCGCAACAGGCGCTGCACCGCGAACTCGAAGAAGAGCTCGGTGTTCGGGTACGCCTCGGTGAGAACCTCACGGGCCCGCTCGAGCAAGGCAGGTGGCCTCTGAATCCGCCGTACGTGATGAGTACCTGGCTCGCGCGGATCAGCGAGGGCGAACCGGCGCCGCTACAGGATCACGACGCGCTCAGGTGGCTCGGGGTGGATTCGATCGATGAGGTGCCCTGGTTGGTGACGAACGCCGCGATCGTCGCCGCCCTGAAAGCGCGATTGCAGGATCAGGACTGA